Proteins from one Pseudomonas grandcourensis genomic window:
- a CDS encoding Ig-like domain-containing protein, translating to MWWTIFDGAKAKSRATEGQRTPAAPMIMSLEPRMLFDGAVAATVADTAAQADSHSTADAAKAPTADHPTVSKDTHGQADATPAASPVAVPGQSVVFVDSRVKDSDSLLQGVAPGTQVVKLDAGKDGLQQIADYLDQHQGISSVQIIAHGNAGDLWLGDSYLSADNVAARSAVLAEIGKDINAGGDILIYGCYTAEGERGLSFVDSLAQMTGRDVAASSNRTGVGGDWDLEIVTGNIESANVLSTTAMSDYQWGLATWNATNNANTGVGSLRAAIASAQNGDIVTFSSSMTVQLTSELLINKNITVDGDLNNDGVADVVLDGQYKTRVIEIASGKTVILDGLVITRGLVSGTGGNGGYGSSGAMAGGIFNAGILTLNNVAVTSNAAAGGGGGGGVTGAFYGGGGGGGGGLGGQGGGHGGTAGPGTGTLGGGAGGGGVGGYGGGYDATHMGGRGGTTTGGAGGIGVAYYSNGGNGATASNGTISIGGGGGGAGWDKVGGAGGNAVGGIYNASSGTMTIVGTSTISNNIGAGGGGGGGGGYGSNATNGGAGGKGVGAIWNKGTLLITAANFAALSGNAAGSGSGGAALGGGTTGTSPTSVATIYNDGGVLNTAYSPPPTATIVVADTTLSIGETSLVTITFSEVVTGLTNADLTIANGTLSAVSSSNGGLTWTATFTPSASISDTTNVITLDNTGVINGLGTAGVGTTNSNNYTVDTVRPTASIVFADTALKVGETSLVTITFSEAVTGLTNADLTIANGTLTTVSSSDGGITWTGTFTPTASITDATNLITLDNTGVSDLAGNAGSGTTDSGNYAIDTVRPTATIVVTDTSLSIGETSLVTITFSEAVSGFTNADLTIANGTLTAVSSGDGGITWTATFTPSANINDASNVITLANAGVADLSGNAGTGTTNSNNYVVDTLRPTATIVVTDTALRIGETSLVTITFSEAVSGFTNADLTIANGTLSAVSSSDGGITWTATFTPTASITDTTNLITLDNTGVSDLSGNAGSGTTDSNNYAIDTVRATATIVVTDTALKIGDTSLVTITFSEAVSGFTNTDLTIANGTLTAVSSSDGGITWTATFTPSASITDTTNLITLDNTGVSDLSGNAGSGTTDSNNYAIDTARPTATIVLADTTLTAGETSLVTITFSEAVSGFTNADLTIANGTLSAISSSDGGITWTATFTPSANINDASNVITLANAGVADLAGNAGSGTTSSNNYVIDTTLPTATIVLADNALKIGETSLVTITFDQAVTGFTNADLTIANGTLSAVSSSDGGITWTATFTPTASITDATNLITLDNTGVQATATGNVGNGTTDSNNYSIDTVRPTATIVLADTALRIGETSLVTVTFSEAVSGFTNADLTIANGTLTAVSSSDGGITWTATFTPSASITDTTNLITLDNTGVSDLSGNAGSGTTDSNNYAIDTVRPTATIVLADPTLSAGETSLVTITFSEAVSGFSNADLSIANGTLSAVSSSDGGITWIATFTPTDGVNDASNVITLANTGVTDLTGNTGSGTTNSANYTIDTVQPTATIVIADPALKIGETSLVTITFSEAVTGFSNADLSIANGTLSAVSSSDGGITWTATFTPTASITDDTNLIVLDNSGVQNASGNVGSGTTDSNNYAIDTVRPTASIVVADAALAVGQTSVVTITFSEAVTGFTLADLTVDNGTLSGLTTSDNITYTATFTPTVGITDTTNLITLDNSGVVDVAGNAGSGTTDSNNYAVDSQRPTATIVLSDPTLSAGETSLVTITFSEAVSGFSNADLSVPNGTLSAVSSSDGGITWTGTFTPTVAINDTTNLITLDNTGVADLAGNAGTGTTNSANFTIDTVLPTATIVVADTALSVGETTVVTITFSEAVSGFSNADLSIANGTLSAVSSGDGGITWTATFTPTTNIADSSNLITLDNSGVQNASGNAGSGTTDSNNYAIDTVRPTATIVVADDRLAIGETSLVTITFNEAVTGLTTADLSVDNGTLSSLSSSDGGITWTATFTPSANITDTTNLVTLDNTGVVDQAGNTGSGTTDSNNYLIDSQRPTATIVLSDPTLSAGETSLVTITFSETVSGFDNADLSVPNGTLSAVSSSDGGITWTATFTPNVAVNDTTNLIILDNSTVADLAGNAGSGTTNSANFTIDTVLPTATIVVADNALNVGESSLVTITFSEAVSGFSNADLTIPNGTLSAVSSSDGGVTWTATFTPTANITDATNLITLDNSGVANSSGNSGTGTTDSNNFAIDTQRPTATIVVADNALSVGETSLVTITFSEAVSGFSNADLTIDNGTLSAVSSSDGGVTWTATLTPLPGVTDISNLIRLDNSGVQDAAGNAGSGVTDSNNFAIDSQRPTATIVMADTDLRPGETTLVTITFSEAVSGLDSSDLSVANGTLSGLSSSDGGVTWTATFTPTDSITDTTNLITLDNAGVTDAAGNGGSGVTHSANYLVQTSVPTASIVIADTALKAGETSLVTITFSEAVSGFSNADLTIVNGTLSNVSSSDGGITWTAAFTPASNVTDASNLITLDNTGVANTSGNAGSGTTDSNSFAIDTALPTATIVVADAALSTGETSLVTITFSEAVSGFDNSDLAIANGTLSNVSSSDGGITWTATLTPTADITDTSNTITLNTAGVQDVAGNAGSGTVNSNSYAIDTQSPTATIVVADGSLVAGESSLVTITFSEAVSGFTNADLSIPNGTLSAVSSSDGGVTWTATFTPTANVKDTTNLISLSNAGVFDLAGNAGTGISSSANFTIDTVLPTATIVVADTQLGIGETTTVTITFSEAVSGFDVSDISVANGVLSNLSSSDGGVTWTATLTPTANINDATNLIVLDTGRVQDVAGNFGASIAISNNFALDATRPTVNIVVANPNLGIGQTTTVTFTFSEAVSNFDLSDLSVTNGDLSNLASSDGGKTWTATFTPTANVTDPSNFIALDTRNVTDLVGNTGNTVAVSNNYTLDSELPTATVVVANPNLGVGQTSQVTITFSEAVSGFDLSDISIANGILSDLRSSDGGKTWTAMLTPTANVNIASNAISINRAGISDMAGNSGSGVSQSDNFVINTVPTSSVVVVTVDPEFQSSTPVTLPDVPNVPLQPAIFTAPTGNLTSPLTFQPLFEQRVIGNGIRPLGDIFMNHGALTPSFIAQVFSSNDSGGDGSGNGFLGFGGGDGGVFSTSTLSSLFNQDSSSERDSLNSFGSQSIKSGDVSQGLRGVFGAPTLGQQLQQLKDNEQQQVDHLAAALKLAGISEMQA from the coding sequence ATGTGGTGGACCATTTTTGACGGGGCAAAGGCAAAGTCACGGGCAACCGAAGGCCAACGGACGCCAGCGGCGCCCATGATCATGTCTCTTGAACCGCGCATGCTGTTCGACGGCGCCGTCGCCGCCACGGTGGCCGATACCGCGGCCCAGGCCGACAGCCATTCCACAGCCGATGCCGCCAAGGCACCGACCGCCGATCACCCGACGGTCAGCAAGGACACCCACGGCCAGGCCGATGCTACACCGGCGGCCAGCCCCGTTGCGGTGCCCGGGCAGAGCGTGGTGTTCGTCGACTCCCGGGTGAAAGATTCCGACAGCCTGCTCCAGGGCGTAGCTCCCGGGACCCAGGTCGTGAAGCTGGACGCGGGCAAGGATGGATTGCAACAGATCGCCGACTACCTCGATCAGCATCAGGGCATCAGCTCGGTGCAGATCATCGCCCACGGCAACGCCGGCGACCTGTGGCTTGGCGACAGCTATCTGTCGGCCGACAACGTCGCCGCCCGCAGTGCGGTGCTGGCGGAAATCGGCAAGGACATCAACGCTGGCGGCGACATCCTGATCTATGGCTGCTACACCGCCGAAGGTGAGCGTGGCTTGAGCTTTGTCGATTCGCTGGCGCAAATGACCGGTCGCGATGTAGCGGCTTCGAGCAACCGCACCGGTGTGGGCGGCGACTGGGATCTGGAAATCGTCACCGGCAACATCGAGAGCGCCAACGTCCTCTCGACCACGGCCATGAGCGACTACCAGTGGGGCCTGGCCACCTGGAACGCCACCAACAACGCCAACACGGGCGTCGGCTCACTGCGTGCGGCAATTGCCTCGGCGCAGAACGGCGATATCGTCACCTTCAGCTCCAGCATGACGGTGCAGTTGACCTCCGAACTGCTGATCAACAAGAACATCACCGTCGATGGCGACCTGAACAACGACGGCGTGGCAGACGTGGTTCTCGATGGTCAGTACAAGACCAGAGTGATTGAAATAGCGTCCGGTAAAACCGTGATACTCGATGGTCTGGTGATTACGCGAGGCCTGGTGTCGGGTACCGGCGGTAATGGTGGCTACGGTTCCTCGGGCGCGATGGCCGGGGGGATTTTCAACGCAGGGATTCTGACCCTGAACAACGTTGCCGTGACCTCCAACGCGGCGGCCGGTGGCGGCGGTGGTGGCGGTGTCACGGGCGCCTTTTACGGCGGTGGCGGTGGCGGTGGCGGCGGTTTGGGCGGCCAGGGCGGTGGGCATGGCGGTACGGCAGGGCCGGGTACCGGAACGTTGGGCGGCGGTGCGGGGGGCGGTGGCGTCGGTGGTTACGGCGGCGGTTATGACGCGACCCACATGGGCGGTCGCGGCGGCACTACCACTGGCGGAGCCGGGGGGATTGGCGTTGCCTACTACAGCAACGGCGGTAACGGTGCGACGGCCTCCAATGGCACGATTTCCATTGGCGGTGGCGGCGGCGGGGCCGGTTGGGACAAGGTGGGTGGCGCCGGCGGCAACGCGGTGGGCGGGATCTACAACGCCAGCAGCGGCACCATGACCATCGTCGGCACGTCGACCATTAGCAACAACATTGGCGCCGGTGGCGGTGGCGGCGGCGGCGGTGGCTACGGCAGCAATGCCACCAATGGCGGCGCGGGCGGCAAGGGCGTCGGTGCGATCTGGAACAAAGGCACGCTGCTGATCACGGCAGCCAACTTCGCAGCCCTGTCCGGTAATGCCGCAGGCAGTGGTTCAGGTGGCGCTGCGCTAGGTGGGGGAACAACCGGCACCTCGCCAACCTCCGTCGCGACAATCTATAACGACGGAGGTGTACTCAACACCGCGTATTCGCCGCCACCTACCGCGACCATTGTAGTTGCTGATACGACTCTGAGCATCGGCGAAACGTCCCTGGTGACGATCACCTTCTCCGAGGTCGTGACTGGTCTCACCAATGCCGACCTGACGATTGCCAACGGCACGCTCAGTGCAGTGAGCAGCAGCAATGGCGGCCTCACCTGGACGGCAACGTTTACGCCCTCCGCCAGTATTTCCGATACCACCAACGTCATCACTCTGGACAACACCGGGGTGATAAACGGTCTGGGCACCGCCGGTGTTGGCACCACCAACTCCAATAACTACACGGTCGACACCGTACGCCCGACGGCCAGCATCGTGTTTGCCGACACGGCCCTCAAAGTCGGCGAAACCTCGCTGGTGACCATCACCTTCAGCGAGGCGGTCACCGGTCTCACCAACGCGGACCTGACGATTGCCAACGGTACGCTCACTACGGTAAGCAGCAGCGATGGCGGCATCACCTGGACGGGGACCTTCACTCCGACCGCCAGCATCACTGACGCGACCAACCTGATCACCCTGGACAACACCGGGGTCAGTGACCTGGCGGGCAACGCCGGCAGCGGCACCACCGATTCCGGCAACTACGCCATCGATACCGTACGGCCGACCGCGACCATTGTGGTGACGGACACCAGCCTGAGCATTGGCGAAACCTCGCTGGTGACCATTACGTTCTCCGAGGCGGTGAGCGGTTTCACCAACGCCGACCTGACGATTGCCAACGGTACGCTCACTGCGGTGAGCAGCGGCGATGGCGGCATCACCTGGACCGCGACCTTCACGCCAAGCGCGAACATCAACGACGCCAGCAACGTCATCACCCTGGCCAATGCCGGCGTGGCAGATCTGTCGGGTAATGCCGGCACCGGCACCACCAATTCGAACAACTATGTGGTCGATACGCTACGTCCGACCGCCACCATCGTGGTGACGGACACGGCGCTGAGAATCGGCGAAACCTCCCTGGTGACGATCACCTTCAGTGAAGCGGTCAGCGGATTCACCAACGCCGACCTGACCATTGCCAATGGCACCTTGAGCGCGGTGAGCAGCAGTGACGGCGGCATCACCTGGACGGCAACCTTCACGCCAACCGCCAGCATCACTGATACGACTAACCTGATCACCCTGGACAACACCGGGGTCAGCGACCTGTCCGGCAATGCCGGCAGCGGCACCACTGACTCCAACAACTACGCCATCGACACCGTGCGGGCAACGGCCACCATCGTGGTGACGGACACGGCGCTGAAAATCGGCGATACCTCGCTGGTGACGATCACCTTCAGTGAAGCGGTCAGCGGTTTCACCAACACCGACCTGACGATTGCCAACGGCACGTTGACCGCGGTCAGCAGCAGTGACGGCGGCATCACCTGGACGGCAACCTTCACGCCTTCGGCGAGCATCACCGACACCACCAACCTGATCACCCTGGACAACACCGGGGTCAGCGACCTGTCGGGCAACGCCGGCAGCGGCACCACCGACTCCAACAACTATGCCATCGACACGGCCCGCCCGACCGCCACGATCGTGCTGGCCGATACGACGCTGACAGCGGGCGAAACCTCGCTGGTGACGATCACCTTCAGTGAAGCGGTGAGCGGTTTCACCAACGCCGACCTGACGATTGCCAACGGCACGTTGAGCGCGATCAGCAGCAGCGACGGCGGGATTACCTGGACCGCGACCTTCACGCCAAGCGCGAACATCAACGACGCCAGCAACGTCATCACCCTGGCCAATGCCGGCGTGGCAGATCTGGCGGGTAATGCCGGCAGCGGCACCACCAGTTCCAACAATTACGTCATCGACACCACCCTCCCGACCGCCACCATCGTGCTGGCCGATAACGCTCTGAAAATCGGCGAAACCTCACTGGTGACCATCACCTTCGATCAGGCCGTGACCGGTTTCACCAACGCCGACCTGACCATTGCCAATGGTACCTTGAGCGCGGTGAGCAGCAGTGACGGCGGCATTACCTGGACCGCAACCTTCACCCCGACTGCCAGCATCACTGATGCGACCAACCTGATCACCCTGGACAACACCGGCGTGCAGGCTACCGCCACCGGTAACGTGGGTAACGGCACTACCGACTCCAACAACTATTCGATCGACACCGTCCGCCCGACCGCCACCATCGTGCTGGCCGATACGGCGCTGAGAATCGGCGAAACCTCGCTGGTGACGGTCACCTTCAGTGAAGCGGTCAGCGGTTTCACCAACGCCGACCTGACCATTGCCAATGGCACGTTGACCGCAGTCAGCAGCAGCGACGGCGGCATCACCTGGACGGCAACCTTCACGCCTTCGGCGAGCATCACCGACACCACCAACCTGATCACCCTGGACAACACCGGGGTCAGCGACCTGTCGGGCAACGCCGGCAGCGGCACCACCGACTCCAACAACTATGCCATCGACACGGTCCGTCCGACCGCCACGATCGTGCTGGCCGATCCGACACTGAGCGCAGGTGAAACCTCGCTGGTGACCATTACCTTCTCCGAGGCGGTCAGCGGATTCAGCAACGCCGACCTGAGCATCGCCAACGGCACGCTGAGCGCGGTGAGCAGCAGCGACGGCGGCATCACCTGGATCGCGACATTCACGCCAACTGATGGCGTGAATGACGCCAGCAACGTCATCACCCTTGCCAACACCGGTGTGACAGATCTGACGGGAAACACCGGCAGCGGCACCACCAATTCCGCAAACTACACGATCGACACCGTGCAGCCGACGGCCACTATCGTGATCGCTGATCCTGCACTGAAAATCGGCGAAACGTCGTTGGTGACCATCACCTTCAGCGAAGCGGTCACCGGATTCAGCAATGCCGACCTGAGCATCGCCAACGGCACCCTCAGCGCGGTGAGCAGCAGCGACGGTGGCATCACCTGGACGGCGACTTTCACACCGACCGCGAGCATCACCGACGACACCAACCTGATCGTCCTGGATAACAGCGGCGTGCAGAACGCCTCGGGCAACGTCGGCAGCGGCACCACCGATTCCAACAACTACGCCATCGATACTGTGCGCCCAACGGCATCCATCGTGGTCGCGGACGCGGCGCTGGCGGTAGGTCAAACATCGGTGGTGACCATCACCTTCAGCGAAGCAGTGACGGGTTTCACACTGGCTGATCTGACCGTGGACAACGGCACGCTCAGCGGGCTGACCACGTCGGACAACATTACCTACACGGCGACATTTACCCCAACGGTGGGCATCACCGACACCACCAACCTGATCACCCTGGACAACAGCGGTGTGGTCGACGTGGCGGGCAACGCCGGCAGCGGCACCACGGATTCGAACAACTACGCCGTCGACAGCCAACGCCCGACCGCGACCATTGTGCTGTCCGACCCGACGCTGAGTGCCGGCGAAACCTCGCTGGTAACCATCACCTTCTCCGAAGCAGTGAGTGGTTTCAGCAACGCTGACCTGTCCGTTCCCAACGGCACGCTGAGTGCGGTGAGCAGCAGCGACGGCGGCATCACCTGGACGGGGACGTTCACGCCGACCGTCGCGATCAACGACACGACTAACCTGATCACTCTGGACAACACCGGCGTCGCGGACCTGGCAGGCAACGCCGGCACCGGCACGACCAATTCCGCCAACTTCACCATCGACACCGTGTTGCCGACCGCTACCATCGTGGTCGCCGATACCGCCCTGAGCGTCGGCGAAACCACGGTGGTGACCATCACCTTTTCTGAGGCCGTGAGCGGTTTCAGCAACGCCGACCTGAGCATCGCCAACGGCACCTTGAGTGCGGTGAGCAGCGGCGATGGCGGCATCACCTGGACGGCAACCTTCACGCCGACCACCAACATCGCTGACAGCTCCAACCTGATCACTCTGGACAACAGCGGCGTGCAGAACGCCTCGGGTAACGCGGGCAGCGGCACCACCGATTCCAACAACTACGCCATCGACACCGTACGCCCGACGGCGACCATCGTCGTGGCCGACGACAGGCTGGCCATCGGTGAAACTTCGCTGGTGACGATCACGTTCAATGAAGCGGTAACGGGGCTCACTACCGCCGACCTGAGCGTGGACAACGGCACGTTGAGTAGCTTGAGCAGCAGCGACGGCGGTATCACCTGGACAGCGACCTTCACGCCGAGCGCCAACATCACTGACACGACGAATCTGGTGACCCTGGACAACACCGGGGTTGTTGACCAGGCGGGCAACACCGGCAGCGGTACCACGGATTCGAACAACTATTTGATCGACAGCCAGCGTCCGACCGCGACCATTGTGCTGTCCGACCCGACGCTGAGTGCCGGTGAAACCTCGCTGGTAACCATCACTTTTTCCGAGACGGTGAGCGGTTTCGACAACGCAGACCTGTCCGTTCCCAACGGCACGTTGAGTGCGGTGAGCAGCAGTGACGGCGGCATCACCTGGACGGCGACGTTCACGCCGAACGTGGCGGTCAACGACACGACCAACCTGATCATCCTGGACAACAGCACAGTCGCGGATCTTGCGGGCAACGCCGGCAGCGGCACGACCAATTCCGCCAACTTCACCATCGATACCGTGTTGCCGACCGCCACCATCGTGGTCGCCGACAATGCCCTGAACGTCGGCGAGTCCTCGCTGGTGACCATCACCTTCAGCGAAGCGGTGAGCGGTTTCAGCAACGCCGACCTGACCATCCCCAACGGCACCCTGAGCGCGGTGAGCAGCAGCGATGGCGGCGTCACCTGGACGGCAACCTTCACGCCGACCGCCAACATCACCGACGCCACCAACCTGATCACCCTGGACAACAGTGGCGTCGCGAACAGCTCCGGCAACAGTGGCACCGGCACCACCGATTCGAACAACTTCGCCATCGACACCCAGCGCCCGACCGCCACCATCGTGGTCGCCGACAATGCCCTGAGCGTCGGCGAAACCTCGCTGGTGACCATCACCTTCTCCGAGGCGGTGAGCGGTTTCAGCAATGCCGACCTGACCATCGACAATGGCACCCTGAGTGCGGTGAGCAGCAGCGACGGCGGCGTTACCTGGACGGCCACCCTGACACCATTGCCGGGTGTCACCGACATCAGCAACCTCATCCGGCTCGATAACAGCGGTGTGCAGGATGCGGCGGGCAACGCCGGCAGTGGTGTCACGGATTCGAACAACTTCGCGATCGACAGCCAGCGCCCGACCGCGACCATTGTCATGGCCGACACCGACCTGCGTCCTGGCGAAACGACCCTGGTGACCATCACCTTCAGCGAAGCGGTCAGCGGTCTGGACAGTTCTGATCTGAGCGTCGCCAACGGCACCCTGAGCGGGTTGAGCAGCAGCGACGGTGGCGTTACCTGGACCGCGACTTTCACGCCGACCGACAGCATCACCGACACCACCAACCTCATCACACTGGACAACGCCGGTGTCACCGACGCGGCAGGTAACGGCGGGAGCGGGGTGACCCACTCGGCGAATTACCTGGTGCAAACCAGCGTGCCGACCGCCAGCATCGTGATCGCCGACACGGCGCTCAAGGCCGGCGAAACTTCTCTGGTGACCATCACCTTCAGTGAGGCAGTCAGCGGTTTCAGCAACGCCGACCTGACCATCGTCAACGGTACATTGAGCAACGTCAGCAGCAGCGACGGCGGCATCACCTGGACGGCGGCCTTTACGCCGGCCTCGAACGTTACCGACGCCAGCAACCTGATCACGCTCGACAACACTGGCGTGGCCAATACGTCGGGTAACGCGGGATCTGGCACTACCGACTCGAACAGTTTTGCCATCGACACCGCACTGCCAACAGCGACCATCGTGGTTGCCGACGCGGCGCTGAGTACCGGCGAAACCTCATTGGTGACCATTACCTTCAGCGAAGCGGTGAGCGGTTTCGACAACAGTGACTTGGCCATCGCCAATGGCACCCTGAGCAATGTCAGTTCCAGCGACGGCGGGATCACCTGGACCGCCACCCTTACCCCGACAGCCGATATCACCGACACCAGCAACACCATCACGCTGAACACAGCGGGTGTGCAGGATGTGGCCGGGAATGCCGGCAGCGGTACGGTCAACTCCAATTCCTACGCCATTGATACCCAAAGCCCGACCGCCACTATCGTGGTCGCAGACGGATCGCTGGTGGCTGGTGAATCGTCGTTGGTGACCATCACGTTCTCCGAGGCTGTGAGCGGTTTCACCAACGCGGACCTGTCCATCCCCAACGGCACATTGAGTGCCGTGAGCAGTAGCGACGGAGGCGTGACCTGGACCGCAACCTTCACGCCAACCGCCAACGTGAAGGACACGACCAACCTGATCAGTTTGAGCAACGCCGGGGTGTTCGACCTGGCGGGCAATGCCGGAACCGGCATCAGCAGTTCGGCTAACTTCACCATCGATACAGTGCTGCCGACGGCCACCATCGTGGTTGCCGACACGCAACTCGGCATCGGCGAAACCACCACCGTGACCATCACCTTTAGCGAAGCGGTGAGCGGTTTCGATGTGTCGGACATCAGCGTTGCCAACGGCGTGCTGTCGAACCTGAGCAGCAGCGATGGCGGCGTGACCTGGACCGCGACCCTGACGCCCACCGCCAATATCAACGACGCAACCAACCTGATCGTGCTCGACACCGGTCGCGTGCAGGACGTTGCCGGCAACTTCGGCGCAAGCATCGCCATCTCCAACAACTTCGCGCTCGATGCGACCCGGCCGACGGTGAACATCGTGGTTGCCAACCCGAACCTCGGTATCGGCCAGACCACCACGGTGACCTTCACCTTCAGCGAGGCCGTCAGCAACTTCGATCTGTCTGACTTGAGCGTGACCAACGGCGACCTGAGCAATCTCGCCAGCAGCGATGGCGGCAAGACCTGGACCGCGACGTTCACGCCGACGGCCAATGTCACCGACCCAAGCAACTTCATCGCCCTGGACACCCGTAACGTCACAGATCTGGTGGGCAACACTGGCAACACGGTGGCGGTGTCAAACAATTACACCCTCGACAGCGAACTGCCGACTGCCACCGTGGTGGTTGCCAATCCGAACCTGGGCGTGGGCCAGACCTCGCAGGTGACCATCACCTTCAGCGAAGCGGTCAGCGGTTTTGATTTGTCCGACATCAGTATTGCCAACGGCATCTTGTCCGACCTGCGCAGCAGCGACGGCGGCAAGACCTGGACCGCGATGCTGACACCGACCGCCAACGTCAATATCGCCAGCAACGCGATCAGCATCAACCGCGCAGGTATCAGCGACATGGCCGGCAACAGTGGCAGCGGCGTGAGCCAGTCCGACAATTTTGTCATCAATACGGTGCCGACTTCCTCGGTTGTCGTTGTAACGGTAGACCCCGAGTTCCAAAGCAGCACCCCGGTGACGCTGCCCGATGTGCCCAACGTGCCGCTGCAACCGGCCATTTTCACGGCTCCGACGGGCAACCTCACTTCACCATTGACCTTCCAGCCGTTATTCGAACAACGGGTGATTGGCAACGGTATCCGGCCGTTGGGCGATATTTTCATGAACCACGGCGCATTGACCCCGAGTTTCATCGCGCAGGTTTTCAGCAGCAATGACAGCGGTGGCGATGGTTCGGGGAATGGTTTCCTCGGTTTCGGTGGCGGTGACGGCGGTGTGTTCAGCACCAGCACGTTGTCGAGCCTGTTCAACCAGGACAGCAGTAGCGAGCGCGATTCGTTGAACTCCTTCGGCAGTCAGTCGATCAAGTCCGGCGATGTTTCCCAGGGCCTGCGCGGGGTGTTTGGCGCACCGACCCTGGGCCAGCAATTGCAACAACTCAAGGACAACGAGCAGCAGCAGGTCGACCACCTGGCCGCCGCTTTGAAACTGGCCGGCATCAGCGAAATGCAGGCCTGA
- a CDS encoding TolC family protein, with protein sequence MNRNHKLFGASLLALAISGCAVTSEPIERSVSEQRAKSDLQSMYKGQEPLGGPLTLHQAMARAVKYNLEGRLKIMEEALAKRQLDLASFDMLPRMALDAGYVGRNNVNASSSQSVRTGTQSLEPSTSQDRDRDVADLTMVWNVLDFGVSYISAKQQGDQRLIVQERRRKVINTIVQDVRSAYWRAMAAERLLTQIDSLMARVETARNDSQSMSQQRIGDPVQALGYQRSLIEATRQLEEQRRALSLAKTELATLINLPMGTELTLATDNGYEIPELKVDLASLEQEALTSRPELREQDYQTRISAAETRKAMLRLLPGLEFSAGGHYDSNSFLVEQGWADYGVKVTWNLFNVISAPAAINVAKAGEEVAAARRQAMSIAVLAQLYVANANYREALRQFKTNQQLSDIDGQIVGQLRNRHQADGIGELDLIQGELNTLQADLRRDLSYADLRNAYGQIFASAGLDPLPDQVQSTQVQSIATALANREAAWAAGDIRVPEAHAPAR encoded by the coding sequence ATGAATAGAAATCATAAGTTGTTCGGCGCCAGTCTGCTGGCACTGGCAATCAGCGGATGTGCAGTCACCAGTGAGCCGATCGAACGCAGTGTCAGTGAGCAGCGGGCCAAAAGTGACCTGCAAAGCATGTACAAGGGGCAGGAGCCCCTTGGCGGCCCGTTGACCCTGCACCAGGCCATGGCCCGTGCGGTGAAGTACAACCTCGAAGGCCGGTTGAAAATCATGGAGGAGGCCCTGGCCAAGCGTCAGCTCGACCTCGCCAGTTTCGACATGCTGCCGCGCATGGCGCTGGACGCCGGGTACGTGGGTCGCAACAACGTCAACGCCTCCAGCAGCCAGAGTGTGCGCACCGGCACACAGTCCCTGGAACCTTCGACCTCCCAGGACCGCGACCGTGATGTAGCGGACCTGACCATGGTCTGGAACGTGCTCGACTTTGGTGTCAGTTACATCAGCGCCAAGCAGCAGGGCGACCAGCGCCTGATCGTTCAGGAGCGTCGGCGCAAGGTGATCAACACCATCGTCCAGGACGTGCGCTCGGCGTATTGGCGGGCGATGGCCGCCGAACGCCTGCTGACGCAGATCGACAGCCTGATGGCGCGGGTTGAAACCGCGCGCAACGACAGCCAGAGCATGAGCCAGCAACGCATTGGCGATCCGGTGCAGGCCCTCGGTTATCAGCGTTCGTTGATCGAAGCGACACGCCAACTGGAAGAGCAACGCCGTGCGTTGTCTCTGGCGAAGACCGAACTGGCGACCCTGATCAACCTGCCGATGGGCACGGAGCTGACCCTGGCGACCGATAACGGCTATGAGATTCCCGAGCTCAAGGTCGATCTGGCCAGCCTCGAACAAGAAGCCCTGACCAGTCGCCCGGAACTGCGCGAACAGGATTATCAGACCCGCATCAGCGCTGCCGAGACCCGCAAAGCCATGTTGCGTCTGCTGCCGGGCCTGGAGTTTTCCGCTGGCGGACATTACGACAGCAACTCGTTCCTGGTAGAGCAAGGCTGGGCCGATTACGGCGTCAAAGTCACCTGGAACCTGTTCAACGTGATCTCGGCTCCCGCGGCGATCAACGTGGCCAAGGCCGGTGAAGAAGTCGCCGCCGCGCGCCGTCAGGCGATGTCAATTGCGGTGCTGGCGCAGCTGTATGTGGCCAATGCCAATTACCGCGAGGCCTTGCGCCAGTTCAAGACCAATCAGCAGTTATCGGACATCGACGGGCAAATCGTCGGTCAGTTGCGCAACCGCCACCAGGCGGACGGCATCGGTGAACTGGATCTGATCCAGGGCGAACTCAATACCTTGCAGGCCGATCTGCGTCGTGACCTGTCCTACGCCGACTTGCGCAATGCCTACGGGCAAATTTTCGCCAGCGCCGGTCTCGATCCGCTGCCGGATCAGGTGCAATCGACGCAAGTCCAGTCGATCGCCACGGCCCTGGCCAACCGCGAAGCGGCTTGGGCGGCGGGAGATATTAGGGTTCCGGAGGCCCATGCCCCAGCGCGTTGA